Proteins encoded together in one Impatiens glandulifera chromosome 1, dImpGla2.1, whole genome shotgun sequence window:
- the LOC124927115 gene encoding probable dolichyl-diphosphooligosaccharide--protein glycosyltransferase subunit 3B has translation MAISSSSSTSFAIIIILLTITLSVSSDSDLTAELHALQSQSPSGVIRLNQNLISQFLSSPKPPRPFNLLIFFDAVQLHNKPELNLRRLRSEFSLLASSFIANNPNQFNSKSKLFFCDVEYTESPTTFDILGVISIPHIRLIPAAAVNLKNDSTQFDSGDSTQVAESMAETIKTQINLSVGPIHRPPFLSKNQIILITVASLIWVPFVVKKLIAGETILHDRRVWLAGAVFVYFFSVSGIMYNVIRKTPLFLTNKTNPSMISFFYKGSGIQLGAEGFAIGSLYTIVGLLVALVTHVVVKVKDVNLQRFVMLTCLFICFWAVKKVVFLDNWKTGYGIHMYWPSSWR, from the coding sequence ATGGcgatctcttcttcttcatcaacatcCTTCGCCATTATTATTATCCTCCTAACAATCACTCTTTCTGTTTCCTCCGATTCCGATCTCACAGCAGAACTCCACGCCCTACAATCACAATCACCATCCGGCGTAATCCGTCTCAACCAAAACCTAATCTCCCAATTCCTTTCTTCCCCAAAACCTCCCCGACCATTCAATCTCCTCATATTCTTCGACGCCGTCCAGCTTCACAACAAACCAGAGCTCAATCTCCGGCGTCTCCGTTCCGAATTCTCCCTTCTCGCTTCCTCCTTCATCGCCAACAATCCAAACCAATTCAATTCCAAATCCAAACTCTTCTTCTGCGACGTAGAATACACAGAATCTCCTACCACATTCGACATACTAGGTGTCATTTCAATTCCCCACATCCGCTTAATCCCCGCCGCCGCCGTAAACCTAAAGAACGATTCAACCCAATTCGATTCCGGCGATTCAACCCAAGTCGCGGAATCCATGGCCGAAACAATCAAAACCCAAATAAATCTATCAGTCGGCCCAATCCATCGCCCCCCATTTCTTTCCAAGAACCAAATAATCCTAATCACTGTTGCATCACTGATTTGGGTTCCATTTGTTGTGAAAAAATTGATTGCAGGGGAGACGATTTTGCATGATCGAAGAGTGTGGCTTGCTGGAGCAGTGTTTGTGTACTTCTTTAGCGTTTCAGGGATAATGTACAATGTAATTCGAAAGACACCATTGTTTTTAACTAACAAGACGAATCCGTCTATGATTAGTTTCTTTTATAAAGGTTCGGGGATACAGCTTGGTGCAGAGGGATTTGCTATTGGATCTTTGTACACGATTGTGGGTTTGTTGGTTGCTTTAGTGACTCATGTTGTTGTGAAAGTGAAGGATGTTAATCTGCAGAGGTTTGTGATGTTGACATGTCTGTTTATTTGTTTCTGGGCAGTgaagaaagttgtgtttttgGATAATTGGAAGACTGGATATGGAATTCACATGTATTGGCCTTCAAGTTGGAGGTGA
- the LOC124920920 gene encoding CRIB domain-containing protein RIC10-like, translating into MATKIKGIYKGFKYFTKIFVVKEREMEIGFPTDVKHVSHIGWDGNSGNAPSWMNEFKTSSDFTTTSIGNIQELRGGGGGGAGSTSIISSSTWSSQDFESMEKQSEIFKDMPLMDNPKKRQKRKKSKSSSSPTSTRSMPAKLKSKLDSIEVVERR; encoded by the exons ATGGCTACCAAAATAAAAGGGATCTATAAAGGGTTTAAGTATTTCACCAAGATCTTTG TTGTGAAAGAGCGTGAGATGGAAATTGGGTTCCCAACAGATGTGAAACATGTATCACATATTGGGTGGGATGGAAACTCTGGTAATGCTCCCAGTTGG atgAATGAATTCAAGACTTCTTCTGATTTCACCACAACTTCCATTGGCAACATTCAAGAGctaagaggaggaggaggaggtggaGCTGGCTCCACTTCCATTATCTCTTCTTCGACTTGGTCATCTCAAG ATTTTGAATCAATGGAAAAGCAGTCGGAGATATTCAAAGACATGCCACTGATGGATAATCCAAAGAAGAGACAGAAGAGGAAGAAATCGAAGTCAAGTTCCTCCCCAACATCCACGCGATCGATGCCTGCGAAATTGAAGAGTAAACTGGATAGCATAGAAGTGGTGGAAAGAAGATAG
- the LOC124921962 gene encoding protein translation factor SUI1 homolog 1 yields the protein MSELNSQVPSTFDPFADANAEDSGAGTKDYVHIRIQQRNGRKSLTTVQGLKKEFSYSKILKDLKKEFCCNGTVVQDPDLGQVIQLQGDQRKNVSTFLVQAGILKKDQIKIHGF from the exons ATGTCAGAACTCAATAGTCAGGTTCCTTCCACGTTCGATCCATTCGCTGATGCAAATGCAGAGGATTCAGGAGCTGGCACAAAGGATTATGTGCATATTCGAATTCAACAACGTAATGGTAGAAAAAGCCTGACAACAGTACAAGGTTTGAAGAAGGAATTCAGCTATAGTAAGATTCTCAAAGATCTTAAGAAGGAGTTTTGTTGCAATGGTACTGTCGTTCAAGACCCCGACCTAGGCCAG GTTATCCAACTTCAAGGTGACCAGCGGAAAAATGTGTCAACTTTCCTTGTTCAGGCTGGCATTCTGAAGAAGGATCAGATCAAGATCCATGGTTTCTAA